The following are from one region of the Actinoplanes sp. L3-i22 genome:
- a CDS encoding transposase, translating to MDAVAMAQAARSLELDHLCWPRQARDRTALRVLTAARDQMSGERTRAVNALTALLRTVDFGVDARRALTTTTIATIAAWRTRNNGTTMVICRAEAIRLARRIRALDAELAANHTALQQAVSTQAPQLLALPGVGAVVAATVLLAWSHPGRIRSEAAFAALAGASPLPASSGNTTRYWLNRGGDRRLNRPLYTVALVRMGHDARTRDYVARRTSEGRTKREIMRSLKRYISRQLFRTLNGANPAISST from the coding sequence GTGGACGCCGTCGCGATGGCCCAGGCCGCCCGCAGCCTGGAACTCGACCACCTGTGCTGGCCGCGGCAGGCCCGCGATCGCACCGCCCTGCGAGTCCTGACAGCAGCTCGCGATCAGATGAGCGGCGAGCGCACCCGCGCGGTCAACGCGCTGACCGCGCTGCTGCGAACGGTCGATTTCGGCGTTGACGCCCGCCGGGCCTTGACCACCACGACGATCGCGACCATCGCAGCCTGGCGCACTCGGAACAACGGCACCACGATGGTCATCTGCCGCGCCGAGGCCATCCGGCTGGCCCGGCGCATCCGCGCTCTCGACGCCGAACTCGCCGCCAACCACACGGCACTTCAGCAAGCCGTCAGCACGCAAGCGCCGCAACTGCTCGCCCTGCCCGGCGTCGGCGCCGTCGTCGCCGCAACCGTGCTACTCGCCTGGTCACACCCCGGACGCATCCGATCCGAGGCGGCGTTTGCTGCCCTGGCCGGCGCGTCACCCCTACCGGCATCATCAGGAAACACCACCCGCTACTGGCTCAACCGCGGCGGCGACCGGCGCCTCAACCGACCGCTCTACACCGTCGCGCTGGTCCGCATGGGCCACGATGCGCGCACCCGCGACTACGTCGCCCGCCGCACCAGCGAGGGCCGCACAAAACGCGAGATCATGCGCAGCCTCAAGCGCTACATCAGCAGACAGCTCTTCCGGACTCTGAACGGCGCCAACCCTGCCATCAGCAGCACTTAA
- a CDS encoding DUF2399 domain-containing protein, with translation MVSRWLDGGAGRWTRRRRRRSGGRVRGVSWAAVGVWADNISSQAIGWNLPLHPDHPATAVASAYQAVNEPAVLTIGLLTSSSRPLCAPPTPNTNTVWVVEGISVLAAIAGQRVCAPVLCRSGIPSVAVTHLVKAAVAAGWQVKVSSDFEPGGLRGAIALMRYAGTAATPWRLTAADYAAGQSEGEPFTPRQVPATPWDPELTTAMRKRRRRVSEEGRLQLLLVDLQDS, from the coding sequence CTGGTATCGCGGTGGCTTGATGGCGGCGCCGGAAGATGGACCAGGCGACGACGTCGGCGATCCGGCGGGCGGGTTCGAGGAGTCAGCTGGGCCGCCGTCGGCGTATGGGCCGACAACATATCCAGCCAAGCCATCGGCTGGAACCTGCCCCTTCACCCCGACCACCCCGCAACCGCAGTCGCCAGCGCTTACCAAGCAGTCAACGAACCTGCGGTCCTCACGATCGGACTACTCACCAGCAGCAGCCGACCGCTCTGCGCCCCGCCAACACCGAACACCAACACCGTATGGGTCGTCGAGGGCATCAGCGTGCTCGCTGCCATCGCCGGACAGCGAGTCTGCGCCCCAGTGTTGTGCCGCAGCGGTATACCGAGCGTGGCAGTCACCCACCTCGTCAAGGCTGCTGTCGCCGCCGGATGGCAAGTAAAGGTGTCCTCCGATTTTGAGCCCGGAGGCCTTCGTGGCGCCATCGCACTGATGCGCTACGCGGGTACAGCGGCGACTCCCTGGCGGCTCACCGCGGCCGACTACGCGGCAGGACAAAGCGAGGGGGAGCCATTCACGCCGCGACAAGTTCCTGCAACGCCTTGGGATCCCGAACTCACGACCGCCATGCGAAAACGCCGGCGACGTGTAAGCGAGGAAGGCAGACTTCAACTACTCCTGGTAGACCTGCAGGATTCGTAG
- a CDS encoding site-specific integrase yields MASSPEHRGNSVRITWLLGGSRGGAKQSCTFSGPPAARLKLALAAKKLVEARSHDITRDECYEAILGSPAAGPDVVPTFKMWAEQWLEMLHRTKAVEPEVLKQYERYLRMRAMPYFGHRRLPDITREHVLEWVAQLKSARVTYGNKNRRVGNRLLKAWTIRKQFTIFAACLGAASPRWIGVNPAAAGPGDRKRVFGLPPVGPSEGIFLTADEVSLILAKCGPDLRDLIFLGVRTGLRIGELFALDVEHVVFPRTGGATILVRQSLREDGTLGKPKTPASVRDVTVVGPAADLLAARVKGKRPRALLFTSPRGCRWNHRNFRQQCWYKAVAAAQRCPEHPPVVPLTEKGNKRGPNIYEISDCGCEGVLAAHRRPSPHDLRHTHASVLIAQGWHFRKIQGRLGHARFQTTMDIYGHLADLGDDSELLGLEDFFAPESKEVRRPRVVRGSGFRRGRRVRVRHVAGLRVAA; encoded by the coding sequence ATGGCTTCCTCTCCCGAACACCGCGGCAACTCGGTCCGGATCACGTGGTTGCTCGGCGGCAGCCGGGGTGGGGCGAAACAGTCGTGCACCTTCAGCGGACCGCCGGCCGCCCGGCTGAAGCTCGCTCTCGCAGCGAAGAAGCTCGTCGAGGCGCGCAGTCACGACATCACTCGCGATGAGTGTTACGAGGCAATCCTCGGTTCCCCTGCTGCCGGCCCGGATGTGGTGCCTACGTTCAAGATGTGGGCTGAGCAGTGGCTTGAGATGTTGCATCGGACGAAGGCGGTAGAGCCGGAGGTCCTCAAGCAGTACGAGCGCTATCTTCGGATGCGTGCGATGCCGTACTTCGGTCACCGGCGGCTGCCTGATATCACCCGTGAGCATGTTCTTGAGTGGGTGGCACAGCTGAAGTCGGCGCGGGTCACGTATGGGAACAAGAATCGGCGTGTCGGTAACCGTTTACTGAAGGCTTGGACAATCCGCAAGCAGTTCACGATTTTTGCGGCTTGCCTGGGCGCGGCTTCGCCGCGTTGGATTGGGGTCAATCCGGCGGCTGCGGGTCCGGGCGACAGGAAGCGGGTGTTCGGTCTTCCGCCGGTCGGCCCGTCGGAGGGCATTTTTCTTACCGCCGATGAGGTGTCGCTGATTCTTGCGAAGTGCGGGCCTGATCTCCGGGATCTGATCTTCCTGGGGGTTCGGACCGGGTTGCGGATCGGCGAGTTGTTCGCGCTCGATGTTGAGCATGTTGTGTTTCCGAGAACCGGTGGTGCGACCATCTTGGTGCGGCAGAGTCTGCGCGAGGACGGCACGCTTGGAAAGCCCAAGACGCCGGCCAGTGTTCGCGACGTCACGGTCGTTGGACCTGCTGCGGACCTTTTAGCTGCCCGTGTAAAGGGGAAACGCCCTCGAGCGCTGCTGTTCACCAGTCCGCGGGGGTGTAGGTGGAATCATCGCAATTTCCGCCAGCAGTGTTGGTATAAGGCGGTTGCGGCGGCTCAGCGGTGCCCGGAGCATCCGCCGGTCGTGCCGTTGACGGAGAAGGGCAACAAACGGGGCCCGAATATCTACGAGATTTCGGATTGCGGTTGCGAGGGCGTGCTGGCGGCGCACCGTCGGCCGTCGCCGCATGACCTGCGGCACACGCATGCATCGGTGTTGATCGCGCAGGGGTGGCATTTCAGGAAGATTCAGGGCCGGCTGGGTCACGCTCGGTTTCAGACGACTATGGACATCTACGGGCATCTGGCGGATCTGGGCGACGACAGTGAGTTGCTGGGGCTGGAAGATTTCTTTGCGCCGGAGTCCAAGGAGGTTAGGCGTCCTCGCGTAGTTCGCGGATCAGGTTTTCGGCGAGGGCGTCGCGTTCGCGTGCGGCACGTTGCTGGTCTGCGCGTAGCAGCCTGA
- a CDS encoding helix-turn-helix transcriptional regulator, whose protein sequence is MSDWKRLGDTVISRRIELKMPNRDDLATASGISYRILGDIETGRRSNFDRTTLAKLEQALHWTAGSARTIAEGGEATVATRPAATEHPDTATPHANDAALSQDEEPSLARVRNSDLPDATKAKIIRLLRADQQRAARERDALAENLIRELREDA, encoded by the coding sequence ATGTCAGACTGGAAACGCCTCGGCGACACCGTCATCAGCCGGCGCATCGAACTCAAGATGCCCAACCGCGACGACCTCGCCACCGCCAGCGGCATCAGCTACCGCATCCTCGGCGACATCGAAACAGGACGCCGCAGCAACTTCGACCGCACCACCCTCGCCAAACTCGAACAAGCCCTCCACTGGACCGCCGGAAGCGCCCGGACCATCGCCGAAGGCGGCGAAGCAACCGTCGCGACACGGCCAGCGGCCACCGAACATCCCGATACCGCAACACCTCACGCCAACGACGCAGCCCTGAGCCAGGACGAGGAGCCGTCTCTTGCCCGCGTCCGGAACAGCGACTTGCCCGACGCGACCAAAGCCAAGATCATCAGGCTGCTACGCGCAGACCAGCAACGTGCCGCACGCGAACGCGACGCCCTCGCCGAAAACCTGATCCGCGAACTACGCGAGGACGCCTAA